A section of the Acropora muricata isolate sample 2 chromosome 4, ASM3666990v1, whole genome shotgun sequence genome encodes:
- the LOC136915494 gene encoding thymidine phosphorylase-like isoform X1, with the protein MSEDSFRILDLIVKKRDGKELSEDEINHFVKYVTFKSVLNCQIGAMLMAIYLKGMTREETVHLTKAMMTSGESLMWPTEWKGSVADKHSTGGVGDKVSLPLAPALAVCGVKVPMISGRSLGHTGGTLDKLESIRGFQVNIDSKRICEIVQKVGCCIVGQTDAMVPADKVLYSMRDVTATVSSVPLISSSIISKKACENPKALVLDVKCGKAAFATTEECAHALAESLVGTCSGLGIEAVVLITAMDAPLGSAIGNSVEVAEAISCLNGEGPQDLKELVCEEGGHLLYTLKKAESVEDGAKCIADALERGQALYKFREMLEAQGVLPQDAQKLCHPGADPFEVLPLAPRKTELFAKKSGIVKEIDALALAIVTNKLGAGRDEPEGSIDHGVGIVLCVRVGQFIEKSSKWATVYHNGNLNDSLKTSLEKAIKVAQNAGTEDFQIASRIIDVVHSKRKHPASVGQ; encoded by the exons ATGTCCGAAGACTCATTCCGCATTTTAGACTTGATCGTCAAAAAACGAGACGGGAAGGAATTATCGGAAGACGAAATCAATCACTTCGTAAAATACGTGACTTTCAAGTCTGTTTTGAATTGTCAAATAGGGGCGATGCTTATGGCCATTTACCTTAAAGGCATGACCCGAGAGGAGACGGTTCATTTAACCAAAGCAATGATGACTTCTGGTGAGTCCTTGATGTGGCCAACGGAATGGAAAGGGAGCGTTGCAGATAAGCATTCTACAGGCGGAGTTGGTGATAAAGTTAGCCTTCCTCTAGCACCAGCACTCGCCGTTTGTGGAGTAAAGGTCCCAATGATCTCTGGCCGTAGTCTTGGCCACACTG GAGGTACCCTGGACAAACTAGAGTCCATTCGAGGGTTTCAAGTGAATATTGATTCGAAACGGATCTGTGAAATTGTGCAAAAAGTTGGTTGTTGTATCGTAGGACAGACAGATGCAATGGTTCCTGCTGACAAAGTGTTGTATTCAATGAGGGATGTTACAGCTACAGTTTCCTCAGTGCCCCTGATTTCAAGTTCCATCATATCTAAGAAAGCATGTG AAAACCCAAAAGCCCTAGTACTGGATGTGAAGTGTGGCAAGGCTGCTTTTGCTACAACAGAGGAGTGTGCACATGCTTTGGCTGAGTCATTGGTTGGAACGTGTTCAGGCCTCGGTATCGAAGCAGTTGTCCTTATCACTGCTATGGATGCTCCACTCGGAAGTGCTATAGGCAATTCTGTGGAAGTTGCTGAAGCTATCAGTTGCTTGAATGGGGAAGGTCCACAGGATTTGAAGGAATTGGTGTGCGAGGAAG GTGGTCATCTGCTATACACTCTGAAAAAGGCAGAATCAGTGGAAGATGGTGCAAAATGCATAGCTGATGCTCTTGAAAGAGGGCAAGCTCTTTACAAGTTTAGGGAGATGTTAGAAGCACAAGGTGTTCTGCCACAGGATGCCCAAAAACTTTGCCACCCTGGAGCAGACCCTTTTGAAGTTTTGCCTCTTGCCCCCAGGAAAACTGAACTATTTGCCAAAAAGAGTGGTATAGTGAAAGAAATTGATGCCCTTGCATTAGCAATAGTGACAAACAAGCTTGGTGCTGGTAGGGATGAACCTGAAGGCAGCATTGATCATGGTGTTGGCATTGTTCTGTGCGTCAGGGTTGGTCAATTTATAGAGAAGTCCAGCAAATGGGCCACTGTGTATCACAATGGAAATCTTAATGATTCACTTAAGACGTCACTGGAAAAAGCAATCAAAGTTGCACAAAATGCTGGTACTGAAGACTTCCAAATCGCTTCAAGAATTATTGATGTTGTTCACAGCAAACGAAAGCATCCAGCTTCTGTTGGTCAGTAG
- the LOC136915494 gene encoding thymidine phosphorylase-like isoform X2, with protein MLMAIYLKGMTREETVHLTKAMMTSGESLMWPTEWKGSVADKHSTGGVGDKVSLPLAPALAVCGVKVPMISGRSLGHTGGTLDKLESIRGFQVNIDSKRICEIVQKVGCCIVGQTDAMVPADKVLYSMRDVTATVSSVPLISSSIISKKACENPKALVLDVKCGKAAFATTEECAHALAESLVGTCSGLGIEAVVLITAMDAPLGSAIGNSVEVAEAISCLNGEGPQDLKELVCEEGGHLLYTLKKAESVEDGAKCIADALERGQALYKFREMLEAQGVLPQDAQKLCHPGADPFEVLPLAPRKTELFAKKSGIVKEIDALALAIVTNKLGAGRDEPEGSIDHGVGIVLCVRVGQFIEKSSKWATVYHNGNLNDSLKTSLEKAIKVAQNAGTEDFQIASRIIDVVHSKRKHPASVGQ; from the exons ATGCTTATGGCCATTTACCTTAAAGGCATGACCCGAGAGGAGACGGTTCATTTAACCAAAGCAATGATGACTTCTGGTGAGTCCTTGATGTGGCCAACGGAATGGAAAGGGAGCGTTGCAGATAAGCATTCTACAGGCGGAGTTGGTGATAAAGTTAGCCTTCCTCTAGCACCAGCACTCGCCGTTTGTGGAGTAAAGGTCCCAATGATCTCTGGCCGTAGTCTTGGCCACACTG GAGGTACCCTGGACAAACTAGAGTCCATTCGAGGGTTTCAAGTGAATATTGATTCGAAACGGATCTGTGAAATTGTGCAAAAAGTTGGTTGTTGTATCGTAGGACAGACAGATGCAATGGTTCCTGCTGACAAAGTGTTGTATTCAATGAGGGATGTTACAGCTACAGTTTCCTCAGTGCCCCTGATTTCAAGTTCCATCATATCTAAGAAAGCATGTG AAAACCCAAAAGCCCTAGTACTGGATGTGAAGTGTGGCAAGGCTGCTTTTGCTACAACAGAGGAGTGTGCACATGCTTTGGCTGAGTCATTGGTTGGAACGTGTTCAGGCCTCGGTATCGAAGCAGTTGTCCTTATCACTGCTATGGATGCTCCACTCGGAAGTGCTATAGGCAATTCTGTGGAAGTTGCTGAAGCTATCAGTTGCTTGAATGGGGAAGGTCCACAGGATTTGAAGGAATTGGTGTGCGAGGAAG GTGGTCATCTGCTATACACTCTGAAAAAGGCAGAATCAGTGGAAGATGGTGCAAAATGCATAGCTGATGCTCTTGAAAGAGGGCAAGCTCTTTACAAGTTTAGGGAGATGTTAGAAGCACAAGGTGTTCTGCCACAGGATGCCCAAAAACTTTGCCACCCTGGAGCAGACCCTTTTGAAGTTTTGCCTCTTGCCCCCAGGAAAACTGAACTATTTGCCAAAAAGAGTGGTATAGTGAAAGAAATTGATGCCCTTGCATTAGCAATAGTGACAAACAAGCTTGGTGCTGGTAGGGATGAACCTGAAGGCAGCATTGATCATGGTGTTGGCATTGTTCTGTGCGTCAGGGTTGGTCAATTTATAGAGAAGTCCAGCAAATGGGCCACTGTGTATCACAATGGAAATCTTAATGATTCACTTAAGACGTCACTGGAAAAAGCAATCAAAGTTGCACAAAATGCTGGTACTGAAGACTTCCAAATCGCTTCAAGAATTATTGATGTTGTTCACAGCAAACGAAAGCATCCAGCTTCTGTTGGTCAGTAG